One genomic window of Amphiura filiformis chromosome 3, Afil_fr2py, whole genome shotgun sequence includes the following:
- the LOC140148360 gene encoding peroxisome assembly protein 26-like: MDLESLSRQQIDGSRLLEVANDLLLFRKFDDVLKVCRLGTNTKQDVVFPSSVACSAGHAGLEHVDHHVDDGNQNGVKHNSVDVNSNEIIKRRFEESLCVLAIQAYAELDQWQHVEPFLTHCYGTPAAYPVKVVQLCILLYAKVHSYAMAEAILLQWLAFPDNQSQLQYSSILELYISQVLLPQGKVDEACELVQRTQCLKPDSKLNLLKHLKEVRERLEVNEQKNTDDSRSPLMKFVDRIGQLVCRFFPKARFKQIQN; the protein is encoded by the exons ATGGATCTTGAGAGCTTATCGAGACAGCAGATCGATGGATCGAGGCTGCTAGAGGTTGCAAATGACCTGCTACTTTTTCGCAAGTTCGACGATGTGTTGAAAGTGTGTAGACTGGGTACAAACACCAAGCAGGATGTTGTGTTCCCTTCTTCTGTAGCCTGCAGTGCTGGTCATGCTGGTTTAGAACATGTAGATCATCATGTAGATGATGGAAACCAAAATGGAGTGAAGCATAACTCAGTGGATGTCAATTCTAATGAAATAATCAAAAG GAGATTTGAGGAATCACTTTGTGTATTAGCTATCCAAGCCTATGCAGAGTTGGACCAGTGGCAACATGTGGAGCCATTCCTTACACATTGTTATGGTACTCCAGCAGCATACCCAGTCAAAGTGGTGCAATTATG tatCCTTCTATATGCCAAAGTACACAGCTACGCAATGGCAGAAGCCATCCTGTTACAATGGCTAGCTTTCCCAGACAACCAAAGCCAGTTACAGTACTCCAGCATCTTGGAACTCTATATATCCCAAGTGTTACTCCCTCAGGGTAAAGTAGATGAGGCATGTGAATTGGTCCAAAGAACACAATGTCTCAAGCCGGATTCAAAGCTGAATTTGCTGAAGCATCTAAAGGAGGTTAGGGAGAGGCTGGAGGTGAATGAACAAAAGAATACAG atGACTCAAGATCGCCATTGATGAAGTTTGTAGATAGGATAGGTCAGCTAGTTTGCAGATTTTTCCCCAAAGCTAGATTCAAACAAATCCAAAACTGA
- the LOC140148358 gene encoding LOW QUALITY PROTEIN: F-actin-capping protein subunit alpha-like (The sequence of the model RefSeq protein was modified relative to this genomic sequence to represent the inferred CDS: deleted 2 bases in 1 codon): MAGYEEISDQEKVRIAKDFIVHAPPGEFNEVFNDVRILVNDDKLLKEGAAPAFIQYNKDQFTTVKVGEQQTLVTEFGDLGNNRFLDPSSKQSFKFDHLRKEASEFSEVDSDSRAEPWRLALDEALAKYRDDYYKNGVTAVYGKSSGDSITLVACIEDHKFEPNNYWNGRWRSQWSITFQPSGGNTEARGNFKVQVHYYEDGNVQLVSHKDVKEQINVTNEEDTANSLVKVIGEQEGSYQTSLTEDYGTMSKTTFKALRRQLPLTRTKIDWNKIASYKVGQELKGD, from the exons ATGGCAGGCTACGAAGAAATTTCAGATCAGGAAAAG GTGCGGATTGCCAAAGATTTTATTGTGCATGCACCACCGGGAGAATTTAATGAAGTATTTAATG ATGTCCGTATCCTTGTAAATGATGACAAATTACTAAAGGAAGGAGCAGCACC AGCATTTATCCAATATAACAAGGACCAATTCACAACAGTTAAAGTAGGTGAACAACAG ACACTGGTAACAGAATTTGGAGACTTAGGCAACAATCGGTTCCTAGACCCATCTTCCAAACAGTCTTTCAAGTTTGACCACCTAAGGAAAGAGGCCAGTGAATTTTCAGAAGTTGATTCGGATTCCAGGGCGGAACCATGGAGGCTTGCCCTAGATGAAGCCCTTGCAAAATATAGAGATGACTATTATAAGAATGGAGTCACTGCA GTGTATGGGAAGAGTTCAGGAGATAGTATAACATTGGTTGCTTGCATTGAAGATCACAAGTTTGAACCCAATAATTACTG GAATGGTCGCTGGCGGTCACAATGGTCAATTACATTTCAACCATCAGGGGGTAATACAGAAGCAAGAGGCAACTTCAAGGTACAGGTGCACTACTATGAAGATGGAAACGTCCAATTGGTCAGCCATAAAGATGTTAAAGAACAAATCAATGTGACG AATGAAGAAGATACAGCCAATTCACTTGTGAAAGTGATAGGTGAACAAGAAGGCAGCTACCAGACATCACTGACAGAAGATTATGGAACCATGTCCAAAACAACCTTCAAAGCCCTGAGA CGTCAATTGCCTCTCACCAGAACCAAGATAGACTGGAATAAGATAGCTTCCTACAAAGTTGGCCAAGAACTTAAAGGAGACTAA